A region from the Cygnus olor isolate bCygOlo1 chromosome 24, bCygOlo1.pri.v2, whole genome shotgun sequence genome encodes:
- the CD34 gene encoding hematopoietic progenitor cell antigen CD34 isoform X2 — translation MLFWGSFKIMKWRQLFWIAFCVVKLSGTAADSPTDTPAPTAPATETELSGTGSLAATGALGSATPTPESPDTDGPAAASPSSPGLSSVQTSPQPSSQPSKAPPQVLGTHLPPEDASSGVSMTPTPEVHISTTEATQESTLALLSSTATPELKSVSEASTQPHVASSVPKPITCHNVKDVSDTGAICLHLNESNTCKQFLEMKGSDLWSAICEESTRPVPSPCHIKLAKSEVDHDCLLLILVNETDPATDMLQESHWEKFGIKSLQRGSVRSHQDFSRKTLTALVTSGLLLAFLGMAGYFLMKRRSWSPAGQRLQSELIQQDPSRDTETL, via the exons GCACCGCTGCTGACAGCCCGACGGACACCCCGGCTCCAACAGCCCCGGCCACGGAGACAGAACTGAGCGGAACTGGCAGCTTGGCAGCCACCGGCGCCCTGGGCAGTGCCACGCCGACACCAGAGAGCCCCG ACACAGACGGACccgctgcagccagccccagctccccagggctcagcagtGTTCAGACAAGCCCACAGCCAAGCTCACAGCCCAGCAAAGCCCCCCCGCAGGTGCTGGGCACCCACCTACCCCCGGAGGATGCAAGCAGTGGGGTCTCCATGACACCAACCCCAGAGGTCCACATCAGCACAACAGAAGCCACCCAAGAATCCACGCTGGCCCTGCTGAGCTCCACGGCCACCCCTGAGCTGAAGTCTGTCTCAGAAGCCAGCACACAGCCACACGTAGCAAGCAGTGTCCCCAAG CCCATCACATGCCACAACGTCAAAGACGTGAGCGACACTGGAGCCATCTGCTTGCACCTCAACGAGTCCAACACCTGC aaacaatttttagAGATGAAGGGATCGGACTTGTGGAGTGCAATATGTGAGGAGAGCACCCGCCCCGTTCCCTCCCCCTGCCACATTAAACTCGCTAAGTCTGAGGTGGACCACGACTGTCTGCTCCTCATCCTCGTCAATGAGACAG aTCCTGCTACAGATATGCTTCAGGAGTCTCACTGGGAAAAG TTCGGAATAAAATCCCTTCAGCGAGGGAGCGTGAGGAGCCACCAGGACTTTTCTCGGAAGACCCTGACTGCTTTGGTCACTTCTGGCCTCTTGCTGGCGTTCCTGGGCATGGCCGGATACTTCCTGATGAAGCGGCGGAGCTGGAGCCCCGCGGGACAGAGGCTG CAGTCAGAACTCATCCAGCAAGACCCCTCCAGAGACACCGAAACCTTATGA
- the CD34 gene encoding hematopoietic progenitor cell antigen CD34 isoform X1, translating into MLFWGSFKIMKWRQLFWIAFCVVKLSGTAADSPTDTPAPTAPATETELSGTGSLAATGALGSATPTPESPDTDGPAAASPSSPGLSSVQTSPQPSSQPSKAPPQVLGTHLPPEDASSGVSMTPTPEVHISTTEATQESTLALLSSTATPELKSVSEASTQPHVASSVPKPITCHNVKDVSDTGAICLHLNESNTCKQFLEMKGSDLWSAICEESTRPVPSPCHIKLAKSEVDHDCLLLILVNETDPATDMLQESHWEKFGIKSLQRGSVRSHQDFSRKTLTALVTSGLLLAFLGMAGYFLMKRRSWSPAGQRLDEDQYDMENGSQGSPTLTVAGPEPQEKPSLNGAQENGASCNGRSAGQRGLADTPM; encoded by the exons GCACCGCTGCTGACAGCCCGACGGACACCCCGGCTCCAACAGCCCCGGCCACGGAGACAGAACTGAGCGGAACTGGCAGCTTGGCAGCCACCGGCGCCCTGGGCAGTGCCACGCCGACACCAGAGAGCCCCG ACACAGACGGACccgctgcagccagccccagctccccagggctcagcagtGTTCAGACAAGCCCACAGCCAAGCTCACAGCCCAGCAAAGCCCCCCCGCAGGTGCTGGGCACCCACCTACCCCCGGAGGATGCAAGCAGTGGGGTCTCCATGACACCAACCCCAGAGGTCCACATCAGCACAACAGAAGCCACCCAAGAATCCACGCTGGCCCTGCTGAGCTCCACGGCCACCCCTGAGCTGAAGTCTGTCTCAGAAGCCAGCACACAGCCACACGTAGCAAGCAGTGTCCCCAAG CCCATCACATGCCACAACGTCAAAGACGTGAGCGACACTGGAGCCATCTGCTTGCACCTCAACGAGTCCAACACCTGC aaacaatttttagAGATGAAGGGATCGGACTTGTGGAGTGCAATATGTGAGGAGAGCACCCGCCCCGTTCCCTCCCCCTGCCACATTAAACTCGCTAAGTCTGAGGTGGACCACGACTGTCTGCTCCTCATCCTCGTCAATGAGACAG aTCCTGCTACAGATATGCTTCAGGAGTCTCACTGGGAAAAG TTCGGAATAAAATCCCTTCAGCGAGGGAGCGTGAGGAGCCACCAGGACTTTTCTCGGAAGACCCTGACTGCTTTGGTCACTTCTGGCCTCTTGCTGGCGTTCCTGGGCATGGCCGGATACTTCCTGATGAAGCGGCGGAGCTGGAGCCCCGCGGGACAGAGGCTG GACGAAGACCAGTACGACATGGAGAACGGCAGCCAGGGAAGCCCCACGCTGACGGTGGCCGGCCCCGAGCCGCAGGAGAAGCCCAGCCTGAACGGGGCGCAGGAGAACGGCGCCTCCTGCAACGGCCGCTCTGCCGGGCAGCGCGGCCTCGCCGACACCCCGATGTGA
- the CD34 gene encoding hematopoietic progenitor cell antigen CD34 isoform X3 — MLFWGSFKIMKWRQLFWIAFCVVKLSGTAADSPTDTPAPTAPATETELSGTGSLAATGALGSATPTPESPDTDGPAAASPSSPGLSSVQTSPQPSSQPSKAPPQVLGTHLPPEDASSGVSMTPTPEVHISTTEATQESTLALLSSTATPELKSVSEASTQPHVASSVPKPITCHNVKDVSDTGAICLHLNESNTCKQFLEMKGSDLWSAICEESTRPVPSPCHIKLAKSEVDHDCLLLILVNETDPATDMLQESHWEKFGIKSLQRGSVRSHQDFSRKTLTALVTSGLLLAFLGMAGYFLMKRRSWSPAGQRLSELIQQDPSRDTETL, encoded by the exons GCACCGCTGCTGACAGCCCGACGGACACCCCGGCTCCAACAGCCCCGGCCACGGAGACAGAACTGAGCGGAACTGGCAGCTTGGCAGCCACCGGCGCCCTGGGCAGTGCCACGCCGACACCAGAGAGCCCCG ACACAGACGGACccgctgcagccagccccagctccccagggctcagcagtGTTCAGACAAGCCCACAGCCAAGCTCACAGCCCAGCAAAGCCCCCCCGCAGGTGCTGGGCACCCACCTACCCCCGGAGGATGCAAGCAGTGGGGTCTCCATGACACCAACCCCAGAGGTCCACATCAGCACAACAGAAGCCACCCAAGAATCCACGCTGGCCCTGCTGAGCTCCACGGCCACCCCTGAGCTGAAGTCTGTCTCAGAAGCCAGCACACAGCCACACGTAGCAAGCAGTGTCCCCAAG CCCATCACATGCCACAACGTCAAAGACGTGAGCGACACTGGAGCCATCTGCTTGCACCTCAACGAGTCCAACACCTGC aaacaatttttagAGATGAAGGGATCGGACTTGTGGAGTGCAATATGTGAGGAGAGCACCCGCCCCGTTCCCTCCCCCTGCCACATTAAACTCGCTAAGTCTGAGGTGGACCACGACTGTCTGCTCCTCATCCTCGTCAATGAGACAG aTCCTGCTACAGATATGCTTCAGGAGTCTCACTGGGAAAAG TTCGGAATAAAATCCCTTCAGCGAGGGAGCGTGAGGAGCCACCAGGACTTTTCTCGGAAGACCCTGACTGCTTTGGTCACTTCTGGCCTCTTGCTGGCGTTCCTGGGCATGGCCGGATACTTCCTGATGAAGCGGCGGAGCTGGAGCCCCGCGGGACAGAGGCTG TCAGAACTCATCCAGCAAGACCCCTCCAGAGACACCGAAACCTTATGA